The Nitrospinaceae bacterium genome has a segment encoding these proteins:
- a CDS encoding thiamine pyrophosphate-dependent dehydrogenase E1 component subunit alpha: MLLLRRVEERIVALYPEQEIKSPTHFYIGHEAVAAGVCEVLENEDVVFPYYRSHGWYLAKNGDLNAMMAELYGKATGCSKGWGGSMHLIDLKAGVMGTSAIVGGAIPHAAGAAFAMKARGEKSVSVVAHGDGAVEEGVFHETMNFSALRNLPVIFICENNLYAVNTPISERQVQPDLHKYAAQYGIVSKCLDGNDIEAVYRAASEAVAHVRGGGGPVFLECRTYRLLEHVGPTDDTHLQYRAALEVEEWRERDPLVIARHLVSDSKVAEMSREIDEKIDKALEFALSSPYPTSLFPAEGADEI, translated from the coding sequence GGTGGAGGAGCGGATTGTCGCCCTCTATCCCGAGCAGGAAATAAAGTCTCCAACCCATTTTTATATCGGGCACGAGGCCGTGGCTGCCGGTGTGTGCGAAGTCCTTGAGAATGAGGACGTCGTATTCCCGTATTATCGCTCTCATGGGTGGTACCTGGCGAAAAATGGTGATCTGAACGCCATGATGGCCGAATTGTATGGCAAGGCGACTGGCTGCAGTAAGGGTTGGGGGGGCTCTATGCACTTGATTGATCTCAAGGCGGGAGTTATGGGCACCTCGGCAATAGTTGGAGGAGCGATACCTCATGCGGCGGGTGCCGCCTTTGCGATGAAGGCTCGGGGAGAAAAATCGGTTTCCGTTGTCGCCCACGGAGACGGGGCCGTGGAGGAGGGCGTATTTCACGAGACGATGAATTTTTCAGCCCTGAGAAATCTTCCCGTTATATTTATCTGCGAGAATAACCTCTACGCGGTAAATACCCCGATTAGTGAGCGACAGGTTCAGCCCGATCTACATAAGTACGCGGCGCAATATGGCATTGTAAGCAAATGCCTGGACGGAAATGATATCGAGGCGGTCTATCGGGCCGCCTCTGAGGCGGTTGCCCATGTTCGTGGCGGGGGCGGCCCCGTGTTCCTTGAATGTCGTACTTACAGGTTACTCGAGCACGTCGGGCCAACGGATGATACACATTTGCAATATCGGGCAGCTCTCGAAGTAGAGGAATGGCGCGAGCGGGATCCGCTTGTCATTGCGAGGCATCTCGTGAGCGACTCCAAGGTGGCCGAAATGAGCCGAGAAATCGATGAGAAAATTGACAAGGCGCTTGAATTCGCTCTCTCTTCCCCATACCCCACCTCTCTTTTTCCTGCTGAAGGTGCCGATGAAATTTAG